The genomic segment TGTTTGGACAAAGTTTCCCACAAAACTacctgaaaaagtaaaaatctacCAAAGCAGATTCCTTCAGTGTGGCAATGTAAAAGAGGTCACACAAGATCAATGCTGAGCTGTTCTAaactatttttatcttttattcttttttttcttttgctgtgttttactTGAAtgagttaattttttatttatttttatttttttacagttttcagatGTATGAATTTTGTCCAAAGAGCGAGTCTTGGTTGTTGATCAGCAGTAAATAGTTTGGTACAAATACGTGATTGTGACCGACTGACGGTCGAGATCACGCGCGGTAATGAACCCTGCTGACGGGGGCGGCTGAGGGGCGTCCGCATCTCGGTGAGCGGACCGTATCGATCAGCGACGGACGCCGTTCAGTCGCACAGAAGGTGAGCGGCGTCCCTTGGATCTTcctcagttgtgtgtgtttttggagacAGCATCTCATTCTCGGTGACAGGTTGTCCCTTCAGGGTCTCGTTGGCGTTCACTGatggtttttaatttgtctctgttgtttttcagtcgCCGAGTCTGAATGCAGAATGAGCTGAAGCAGCAGCGGATAAGGTTCGTCTTTAAAGGCCCCTTCATATAAGAGTTCgaggttgttttattttgaatctCTTCCTATCTATCATGAAATAAACTGGATGTCTAATGTTGCATGTGGTACAACCTGATTTTGTTATCGAGGTTAAAGTTCGAGTTGTCACATTTACAGAACCTCATCTTCAGACCAGTGCTGCACACCTGCCACATGCCAGCACCACGATAACCACGATAACCATTTGTTGACTCTTGTGTAGATCTCCTCATGGATGGCTGACAGCCTGACCTGTCCCCCTGAGGACTGCTGACCACCTTGGACCGACCAGGCACCAGAGATGGAGGATTTACGAGCGGACGGGGTCAAAGGATGAAGGTATTTCAGGAGCTCGTCGGCCTGGTTGGGCTCAGAGCTCCTCATGGCCATAAAGAGGAACCTCCGAACGCCCGTCCAGGCCCATATATACCCCCCCCGcacagatttcagtttttagtcTGTGACTCCCTCACTGTCTCCCAGTCCTTCACTCAGTCCTCCTCATCGTCCTCCTCAGCGTCACATTGTAGGTGAGAAACTCTTTTACTTTGTGGATTTAGTGGCTAAAGGGAAGATGATGCTCAATAGCAAAACACGATGGTGGATTTGTACCAGAACCTTTCACCATTTAGCAGAATGcagtcattttctgttgatattCAAGTAATAATCATGTAGTGGGGCTCAGTTGGGagttttttcactttacaaaaatgtatcaagaaattttgcaaatttgGATTCAATGGAAGTATTTAACGTTAATAAAATACTTGAATATATTGATTGGTAGGTAAATGCTTGCACACCTAGTGACTTGTGAGTACGATGATCTTCTCAATAGTTTAAATAACAAGGTTCTCATGTTCATGGATAAACACGGTTTCCAAAATATGTTCTCCAAAGGTGTGTAACAAAAAGCTTTGTAAGAACTTACGCTGGAAGTGAGAACCTTAAATTTCAGGCACAAGGTTTAGTTCCAGATTTAGATCAGATTTTTCTAAATTGCTTACGTTCTTCTTCTAGAGGTTTTCCTTACATTTCTAAACCTGATcctaagtttaaaaaaactacaagtcCCGGACTCACACTACATTTTTGTGGGTTCCTGAAGTTAAGGATGCGCCCTGCTCTCTTTCTGCCTaacttgtaaaattaaaaacttgtaGATTTGTACAAACCACTTCTACTTTTTCTGTGTCATGTTACTGCTGGTATATCCGATTACGCTTGAGTgaaaaataactcaaatatCAGATTACCGCTGACAGGTGAGACCAAAACCAGACCTGTGAgctcagcaagaaaaaaaggaaacagtgatGTGATCACAGATGATGCAAACACCAGCAGCATCTCTCAGACTAAACCACGTTTGAGATTAAAGACGAGGAACTGACAGGCAAAAGAACAGCAAGAAACAGAAGATacaaattgaatatttaatggAAATGTCCAGAAATGAAAAACCCTTTTAAAATCTTTCCTACATAAAATCCGAAGCTGTTTGATTCGGCTGTTATCCAGAGCTGAGTCGTCTGAGATAAAAATAGTCCAAATATTGATGGAGTCTGGTTTTAAAATGCTGgaattaattttatgttgatCATTACATACCTGAATATTGGCACTTACTCTTACTTGCCCTTGCTCTCCTGTCAGATGAGTAAACGTACTTTCAATGTTACTGCTCATGAAGGGCTCATCATGAATGTCatctctgacctttgaccctgagCCAGGATTAGCGGTGACCTGATTGGCTCAGGATTCGTGGATCCTGAATCCTAAAGTTTCTATTTTTACAGCAGAGAAATGACCAAAGACACACGAGTCCCCTGGAACCTGCTGACGGGCCCCCAGTGGCCCTCAGACCACAGGTTGACAAACATGGATCAAGTAAAAGATGATGCAGATTATATATGAAACATTCAGGTGTAACAAGAAAACActgagaggaaaatggagaatTGGGTACGATAAAAACGatcaatttgaaattcagatttACAAAAGATGctttgaaaaatacagtgatATTCTACAAATGGGTAACTAGTCAAATGCAACTTGATAGAGAGATGGatatacactgtaaaatggtggtaatataatatactataatacactgtacattagcGCAAGGTATTGTTATTTGACAAATAACCAAAAGGATCAATCAGTTACCAGAAACGACTAATCAATTTATCAGCCAATCATCTCGAGTCAATAGAAATATGAAAGTGCTGATGTGAAATTGTGCTGAAATGgagctaaaaacaaaactggtgCAGTTTTCCTCCTGTCAATCAAAAGGTCAGTTTTGTAACcgaggggtcaaaggtcaaaggtctcATCCTGATGCAGGCTGACGTTGACGTTCAGTTTAAAACTGACTCAATCACTTGAATGAAAGTTCGTTTTTCAATTAACGTGGTTGAATTTTTATTAGATAATGAAGGTTTCATAGCATGTAGCTGCGGGTCATTCCGAATcttgttgtcatttttgctcATTTAATGCCGTGTTTTATTCAGGCAAGGTCTCCGACACCTTTTTTAAGTTAAGGCAGTAAACAGCGATGCATTTGAGAAGTTTGGTGACCGTGAAAACAAGTGTTTACAGTCACCAaagtaaatgacagaaaaacatctgaTATTCAGCCCCAAGCGTCTCGCAGCTTTCTCCtaattgtctttttgtttctcctgaTTACTGACAGAGTCTGAAACCAAAAAGAAGCCAAGATGTCTGAGTAAGTATGAGTTTATTCGGTTTGAAAAATTGTCCGTTTTTTAAAACTACCTacggagtaaaaaaaaaggaaattgttaTAAAGAGAATAAAGCGTTATTGTTTCCAAGCAGAAACTTTCACAATCTGGATTTGGTAAAGAGAGGAAACCGTTTAACAGCCAATTATCATTTGAATTAAGgctgaaacaattagctgattgttcgattagtcgatcgacagaaaaataatccgcagctgttttgtttcagttgtttttcaagCATAAATTTGGGGAAAATGCTTCATATTCTCTGggtccagcttctccaatggCAGGATTCACTGCTTCTCTGTCTCATATTTGATGGtaaactgaaaacctttgggTTGTGGACTTTTGATCCAACAAAACAGGTCAACTTGGATCCGGCAAAGTTGTGATTGGCCTTTATTACTACTCTtactattttactattttttgacattttatagaccaaagaatgaatcataataaaaaataatctgcatatTGACCGGtgatgaaaataaccattagttgcTGCACTAATTTGAACCTTTGACCAAATTGATTGAATAACATCCAACACGTTGAGGAGAATTTCTGCGAGAATCCCTCAGTGTTATCATTAATATGATGTTTTCATCCATTCAAGGGGAAAGAAGATGACATCGAGCCGCAGGCATCATCTCAAGGTAACGCTGAGCAGAATTTCTCAATTACCCGCAGGGAGATCAGTCAGATTCAGGCTGATCAGGCGGAAACGAACACAACTCCGCTGAGATGATCAGTTAGCGATAGCAGCTTTATTCCGTGTGTCTGCGTGCTTGTTGTAGAGGTCTCCTGCCCCCTAATggccaggagaaaaaaaaaaaaaattatcgcAGCTTTAAGAAAAACGATAAAAGCCGAATGCTAAACGTGATCGCTTCAGAGTCTCTGCGTCCCCATCCTGCAGAGTCTGATGCTGCAGATCGCTGCTAGCTGGCTGGAGCAGGAGGCCAACGATTTGGCAGCCGCCAAAGAAGCTTACATGGCGGAGAAATGCGCCGACCCCGACCTGAGCGGAGACCAGGCGGCTCTGATGGTAAAAccctttaacacacacatggatTGAACTTCACTCCCCGCCCTAAAGAGAGGAGGAACCCCCTGAGGTTTGTctggggggaggaaaaaaaactactttttttcttttcaaatctaCAGGAAATCTGCAAAAAGCTGTATCAGGCCCTCGACAAGATCGATGAGGACAGATATGACGCCGAGGCCAAAGTGGCGAAGACAGACAAGGAGGTAGAGACGTCTCTCTGTTATAGATGCTTTAATCTGAATAGTGTTTGACTGATGTTTCTTATGATTTTCTATGCCTCTTTAAAGCGCTTTGAATTGCCTTGTGTCTGAATGGTGCCATAGAAAGAAACTtgcctggcctggcctggcctggcccaAGGTTTGTCCTCACGGTTGAGTCTCTCTTGCACGCCGGAGAGTCTGAGTGAGTCCAATTGACTTATGAGGCCATTCTGCGCTTTACTTTCCCATGACGATAATTTGAGTTACGTGTAGTCCGACGGTGACTCTCCAGAGGAGGAGCAGATCGGATGGGTTGTTGTCGGCGGCAGAGGAGCTCTACTGTATATGAGCTTTGAACTGTTCCCACTTCTTCCAGGAGATTCATTGCTGTAGCTACATTTGAAATGGAACATAATTACTGGCTTTCTTGCCACGTAATGGTGCGGTAAtcgttttttctgtttattgtaaGAACAAAATGACCTTTTCGTCCATGATCGGGTTTAAACCCTGGCAAGTTTTCTCTTTAACGGTAAGCGACAGTGAACAAGTCCTCACACTCAATGACCAAACGGGTTGTGCATCTTTCTGTCAACATTGCCGTGGACGTGGTTATCTTGGTTGGATAAACCTCACTGGAATTAGATGGACAACACCGACCGGGGGATCTGTGCCTAGGTTCAGTGTGGGCACCACGTTGCGGCCGGTCAGTCGATCCATTCAGTGTGACGATAAGAGTCGCAGGTCCTGGCCGCGCAGAGGTGGCCCATGAAAACACCTGCTGTGAGGTAACACAACGTACAAGACTGATGATCAAGGTACAGTGTCTGCCTGACTTAGGAGTGATTGATGGGATGATGATGGTCAACGTCTGTCTCGCTATCCAAGGATTGAGCTTCGTGAGTACCTTCACAAGGACTTCGTGGGCTTGTTGCCCGTTTACGTAAACGGAGCAGAGGCGTGTGAAGGCGGTTACAGTTCAAAGCGACACAGGAAACCAAACTGTCCATCTGCTCTTGGCTGGTCTTTGGCATCATCACCTCTGGGTTTACTGTGTGAGTTTCTGTGTCAGCTGGGTTTGCTCTCTGAGCCTCCGTTTGTGTGTCCAGATCGAGGAGCTGAAGCTGAAGGTGGTGGAGCTGGCTGGAGTGAAGAAGCCCGCCCTGAAGAAGGTCCGCATGTCTGCTGACGCCATGCTGCAGGCTCTGCTGGGGGGGAAGCACAAGGTGACCATGGACCTGAGGGCCAACCTGAAGCAGGTCAAGAAGGAGGTCAAAGAGGAGGTGAGACGTCGTTCCGTCTTTATTTCAGTCGTTACCATGGGGGTGGATACGTCACCTGCGTCATTTCACATAACCTGTTCCTCCGTCAGGCTGTGGAGGCGGTCGGCGACTGGCGTAAGAACGTCGAGGACAAAGCTGACAGGAAGAAGATGTTCGAGACTTCCTAAAGACTTTCATATTCAACTTTCCTTTTACAGCCTCTGGGCTGCCACATCTCCTCCCACTGTTACATCTGACCTTTTTCATGGAATTGGAAAAACTCGTGccattaaatgtctttttttttggaataaggCAATGCTGTgattctgcagttttttttacagacgaTGTTTGAAGGTTTAGAGGTgaaagggttgtttttttagtcGGGAGTATCttggttttgtttcattaaCTCGGTCACTTTTATTCTCTCACTAATTCTCTGATCTGAACCTAAAATTTCTTCCCTTAGACGAAAAGTCTGACATAGAAATAGAGACTAATCCCAAACCAGGAGTCGCTTGAAAtttaacttaactttttttttttttggcaaagcaACAAAATGGGGAACAAACCCTCTTCATGTGCAGTATATTAATCTTTTAGTTAGCGGGCTGGTGTGCTCATGTTGAGCCACCAGATGTCAGCGGGGAGCcttgctctccctcttttctctttctggatGGTTTTTCTTCCTGCACATTACCTCTCCCTGGTTTCAGTCATGAAACGTAGCTCCCTGCCAAACATTCCCGCCAAATCACACTTCTTTCGCCCACCTCTTCATCGTATTTGGTGATGGTCgcaaacaaagcagcagcaacacGAAGTTCCGCAAACGGTGAGTGACGATTTCCTCTTTGcacttttttctcacttttgatTTATCATTGCCTGAAATTTTCCTTAACCTCCCAATACTGACTTTTGTGTTGAAAATCCATGCTGTGTCTTGAGTGTCCCGTGTGAAAGTAAGCAGTGAAATCATTTTAGACGCGTCCCCTctaaattcagcctgacatatcTGGTGTCGTTGAAAACGCTTAGATCTCTTCACACTTCTGGTGGACTTGCATGTGGGGAATTCAGAATTTAAGGggtcaaaggtaaaaaaaacaacaacttgatGACAGTTCTGAGATAAATTtacaaatgttgaaaaaaaacaaaaacccattGATTGAGCTTGAAGACCTGATGGAATATAAACAGATCTTCTTAATAGTCGGTGTATTTATTGATTAAGGTCATGTGCCTTGTATTTATCCCTCTGAATCGCCATCCACATCCCCACtttgttcagtgattcaaaTGGAACGAATGAAGATACGCGAATTCCTTTTCAGTCTGTCCGTTACACTAACTCATCTTTTACACGGTGTTAGTTTGGTTTTGTCGACCCCGTAGTGAAAGAAGGATGCGGCAGCGTGACCGACGGTTTGAATGCGCGGCCATCTTGGTGACAGGATCAAGTCAGTCCGctgaaatgaaataactgaATCAACAGCTGATTTACGCTGATacactgaaatatatatatatttttttctcctaacaCGCTTCCACTTGAAGTGATGGGGGGATGAAATCCACAGTCCTCCGTCCGTGCAGACATGTATTTGAAAGATACAGCTCACCTGAAGTTAACGTGAGGCTTGATCAGTCTGACTGGCGCTGATAAAGCTGATACCACTCTGTCCGAAATCAAAAGGGCCGTAACACTTGTTTGACTCGGGCTGCTCAACCCTTCACTCAGCAGTAACTTTGAGTTGAGCTTTGTCTCAACTGACATCCCGCGGGTGTGGCTAACATTCGCACACTGTTCTCACTGCGGCCCGGCTACGCCGCCGCTGTGAAGGAAACTGAATCTGGGAGCATTAACCATGTCACTCCCGCTCTGCAGTGACTGTTGTGTAACAATTGCTTCATCCCCTCGCTTGTCTCTGAGGGAGGGAACCCGATAGCGTCCGTCCAGCATCCAGTCCTGGGAGGCGACTTCCCGCAGCAGAAATTTACGAGGTTCCTCGGAGAGTTGGGGGGTATTTCTGGAGCCTGCCGGCCCATTGGTCTGAAGTGGCTCTGCTACCATAAAGAGGGCTGACTTTTGTGCTGAGTGAGCACTTCACACCCTATATACCCTGTTTAATCTTTACTGTTTGGGACTTGGCGGTgactccccccccccttcttctcCGTCTTCCTCGTCACGTTCAGTAGGTGAGAGTCTCTCCTGCAGCTCGGGCGTCTTTCACTCAGGTAGGAAACAATACAGGGTCCGCTTAGCAGGTGGGACCGAAGCGGTGGTTCTAATTGTCTTGGACTGGTTTTTAAAGGTGGTGCTGCAGgtgttgacctctgacctctgaggCTGCGTTCAGAGCTCTGGtggtagagacagagagaaggagcagtTAAACAGCAGCTGAGACCTACTGGACCCATTGAAGGACACTCTAGGACAATCAGCTGAATGGTGAAATAACTATTGGACGTTCAGGCAGGTTGAAGTTCGGACTTGAAGTAAAACTGAGGctaatttgtcatttaattgttttattttgacaaagtCTGGCTCGTCTGTTAAAGAAAATCAGCTCCTCATGAAATCCGTGGCCTTTGGATGTTTCGTTCGGCTCGCAAAGTGTGGGGGAAATTTTGAGGCTGGgatatttgacatttaaagcCCAGCATCTCAAATCTGCAGACGGTTTTGGCAGCACATTATGTTACGTGTAATTTCCGAATATGTTCAGAAATGATTATGAAATTACAGACCTGTGGTTTCCAAACAATTTCACACTAAAAACCAATGTAATTAAGTGCTAATTCTATCACAAATGGAATTTCCCTGAAAGAAAAGCTTCATTTAAACC from the Xiphias gladius isolate SHS-SW01 ecotype Sanya breed wild chromosome 8, ASM1685928v1, whole genome shotgun sequence genome contains:
- the LOC120792921 gene encoding troponin I, fast skeletal muscle-like; the encoded protein is MSEGKKMTSSRRHHLKSLMLQIAASWLEQEANDLAAAKEAYMAEKCADPDLSGDQAALMEICKKLYQALDKIDEDRYDAEAKVAKTDKEIEELKLKVVELAGVKKPALKKVRMSADAMLQALLGGKHKVTMDLRANLKQVKKEVKEEAVEAVGDWRKNVEDKADRKKMFETS